The Osmerus eperlanus chromosome 12, fOsmEpe2.1, whole genome shotgun sequence genome has a segment encoding these proteins:
- the LOC134031630 gene encoding LOW QUALITY PROTEIN: protein NYNRIN-like (The sequence of the model RefSeq protein was modified relative to this genomic sequence to represent the inferred CDS: inserted 1 base in 1 codon) produces the protein MYRIAIAASDDIIMQHRQLSRSHGREKTDHEDTAAMLATLPTALWSTGATDVGHCHSVTPITFTFDCPFPYYIDHHQYRHKPEAEAGVADTISGLLKVGVLVPSTSRWNTPILPVPKPGTDKYRMAHDLRRINRIVTTPTVSVPNPYTCMAAVGPQHQWFSCIDLANAFFCLPLAEHLRHIFAFTFQGRKYEYTVLPQGFVLSPGVFNQELRKILQDVPLPDGVLQYVDDLLLAATTPLRCLNATQTVLRHLFNCGFKVSKSKLQCCRRSVTFLGRVISGEGSGVSAAHRSAILQHDKPTVKDMLSFLGLTGFSRQYVPGYVDSTAPLRTIINAQGMRNLNKVLTWDIPAEEAFIKLKQDLARAAELALPDYTLPFYLDVSETTLSANGVLFQKKEGGRKVLLYLSVMFDNTEKRHPLCTKHAAGVAKLLQKSAHIVMGHPITVLTSHGVMAYINSNMFTLTTNRRIRIDNVLGAPNVTYTHEGINMAEGMTGGEGXHVCEHRVQKEVKVRPDLSATPLAEAEELLFTDGCCYRHPEEGLKAAWAVVRQTGEGFEEVESGRVVGKESAQLAELTAMIKALEGAEGKTVNIFSDSAYVVGALHVELSQWLRAGFLTTTGTPIRHEKQMRQLAKAVLKPAQVAVMKCKGHDGSKTKVALGNEAADEAAKKAAGYLPMYIMVSQEMKPDLMTQVIEAQEAASPQEKEVWRQRGAQKAPCPVTGAVEGQTLLWRGPDGRPALPAGMRQGIFKQSHGLEHAGYREMMVRLTHWWHPHLPAMVAKYVAECRVCQEYNVRPTLKPHQGMFPLPKTPGQEIVIDYTDMINSVRGHRYLLVAVDGYTGWPEAVPTKHEDAKSVCKFLTNTYIPFHGFPKRIRSDNGSHFKNKHLQLVEQSLGLVHAFGAVYHPQSQGKVERMNRNLKCKLAKICATTNMNWVDALPIALAAIRSSVNTSTGFTPYELLTGRQFPGPGAGLDLLEAEGELAHQPYYDQLSALVSSFSKQVQEKRGTAQDPVKAFTADWVWVKAIKRKWTEPRWTGPFKVIERTSHALRVLGKGSTWYHWSMCSAAPEPSRTLQELVEKGQEGQ, from the exons ATGTATAGAATCGCCATTGCAGCCTCAGATGATATTATCATGCAACACCGCCAGCTGTCTCGCTCACACGGTAGGGAAAAAACAGATCACGAGGACACCGCCGCCATGTTAGCTACCTTGCCAACGGCCCTGTGGTCCACAGGGGCAACAGACGTTGGTCACTGTCACTCAGTAACACCTATTACATTCACATTTGACTGCCCCTTTCCATACTACATTGACCATCACCAATACCGACACAaaccagaggcagaggcaggcgtGGCTGACACAATATCCGGTCTGTTAAAAGTAGGGGTTTTGGTTCCATCTACCTCTCGGTGGAATACACCCATTCTCCCCGTCCCCAAACCAGGCACCGACAAATACAGGATGGCTCATGACCTACGACGCATCAATCGAATTGTTACCACCCCAACAGTCTCTGTTCCAAACCCCTACACCTGTATGGCTGCGGTTGGCCCTCAACATCAGTGGTTTTCATGTATTGATTTGGCCAATGCGttcttctgtctccccctggcGGAGCATCTTCGCCACATTTTCGCATTTACATTTCAAGGCCGTAAATACGAGTACACTGTTCTCCCCCAGGGTTTCGTTTTATCGCCGGGCGTGTTCAATCAGGAGCTACGCAAAATTTTGCAGGATGTGCCACTACCGGACGGGGTACTTCAGTATGTGGACGATTTATTATTGGCGGCCACCACGCCCCTCAGATGCCTGAACGCCACTCAGACTGTTCTGCGTCATTTGTTTAATTGCGGGTTCAAAGTCTCGAAGTCCAAACTCCAGTGTTGCCGTCGGTCCGTCACTTTCTTGGGACGTGTTATATCGGGGGAAGGATCAGGAGTGTCCGCGGCGCATCGTTCGGCGATTCTTCAGCATGACAAGCCCACGGTCAAGGACATGCTGTCATTTTTGGGGTTGACAGGTTTTAGTCGACAGTATGTCCCCGGGTACGTCGACAGCACAGCCCCCTTACGCACCATCATTAATGCACAAGGCATGCGCAACCTAAACAAGGTCCTGACATGGGACATTCCGGCCGAGGAAGCTTTTATCAAATTGAAACAGGATCTCGCCCGCGCGGCTGAACTGGCGCTTCCGGACTACACATTGCCTTTTTATTTGGATGTTTCTGAAACCACCCTATCGGCGAATGGGGTGTTGTTTCAGAAAAAAGAGGGTGGCAGGAAAGTACTGCTATACCTCAGCGTAATGTTCGACAACACAGAGAAACGACATCCATTATGCACAAAACATGCGGCAGGagtagcaaaactacttcaaaaATCGGCTCACATAGTCATGGGCCACCCAATCACGGTACTGACGTCGCACGGAGTTATGGCCTACATCAATTCAAACATGTTCACATTAACAACAAACAGACGCATCAGGATCGACAATGTATTAGGAGCACCAAatgtaacatacacacatgaaggGATCAATATGGCAGAGGGAATGACAGGGGGAGAAG GACATGTATGTGAACACAGGGTGCAAAAAGAGGTCAAGGTCCGACCGGATCTAAGTGCAACACCATTGGCAGAAGCAGAAGAGTTACTGTTCACAGATGGGTGTTGTTACAGACATCCGGAGGAAGGGTTAAAAGCTGCATGGGcagtagtcagacagacaggagaagggTTTGAAGAAGTCGAATCAGGACGGGTGGTAGGTAAGGAGTCAGCACAGCTGGCTGAACTAACAGCCATGATTAAGGCTCTCGAAGGAGCCGAGGGCAAAActgtaaatatcttctccgactCAGCATATGTAGTGGGCGCACTCCATGTGGAACTGAGTCAGTGGCTGCGGGCGGGGTTCTTGACAACCACGGGTACACCCATTAGACATGAAAAACAAATGAGACAATTGGCCAAAGCCGTCCTAAAACCAGCTCAAGTCGCAGTAATGAAATGTAAAGGACATGACGGGTCTAAAACTAAGGTAGCCCTTGGGAATGAAGCAGCAGACGAAGCGGCCAAGAAAGCTGCTGGTTATCTCCCTATGTATATAATGGTTTCACAGGAGATGAAACCGGATTTGATGACACAGGTAATTGAGGCTCAAGAGGCCGCCTCCCCACAGGAAAAAGAGGTGTGGAGACAAAGAGGAGCACAAAAAGCCCCCTGTCCGGTGACAGGGGCGGTGGAAGGTCAGACCCTTCTATGGAGGGGCCCGGACGGGCGCCCAGCTCTGCCGGCAGGTATGCGACAGGGCATATTTAAACAGAGTCATGGGTTAGAACACGCAGGATATAGAGAGATGATGGTGCGTCTTACACATTGGTGGCACCCTCATCTACCAGCTATGGTGGCTAAATATGTGGCTGAATGTCGGGTGTGTCAGGAGTATAATGTAAGACCAACTCTGAAACCACATCAAGGAATGTTTCCACTACCAAAAACCCCAGGTCAGGAAATAGTCATTGACTACACCGACATGATAAACTCAGTACGTGGTCATCGCTACCTCCTCGTAGCGGTGGATGGGTACACAGGATGGCCTGAGGCTGTCCCCACAAAACATGAGGATGCAAAATCTGTATGTAAATTTTTGACTAACACTTATATTCCGTTCCATGGGTTCCCTAAACGAATCAGGTCAGACAATGGGTCACActtcaaaaacaaacatctccaaTTGGTAGAACAAAGTCTGGGGTTGGTGCACGCGTTTGGGGCAGTGTATCATCCCCAGTCACAGGGAAAGGTTGAACGCATGAAtcgaaatctgaaatgcaagttGGCCAAAATCTGTGCAACAACTAACATGAATTGGGTAGATGCTCTCCCTATTGCCCTAGCAGCCATCAGGagttcagtgaacacctctacaGGATTCACCCCATATGAACTTCTGACGGGGCGTCAGTTTCCGGGaccgggagctgggctggacctACTGGAGGCGGAGGGTGAGTTGGCGCATCAACCATACTATGATCAGCTGTCTGCTCTGGTATCATCCTTCTCCAAACAGGTACAGGAGAAACGGGGGACAGCACAGGATCCAGTCAAGGCCTTCACTGCTGACTGGGTGTGGGTGAAAGCCATTAAGAGAAAGTGGACAGAACCTcggtggacaggaccattcaaggtcatcgagagaacctcgcacgccctaagggtgctggggaaagggagtacgtggtaccactggagcatgtgttctgctgctccagaacccagtcgtacgttgcaggagttggtggagaagggccaggagggccagtga